A genome region from Bacteroidota bacterium includes the following:
- a CDS encoding DNA-3-methyladenine glycosylase encodes MRFSRSFFERPAELVARELLGAKLHRVIGKHHLVGRIVETEAYDQTEAACHGYRGITERTAPLFGHAGMSYVYFTYGMHFCFNVVTGAHGHGAAVLIRALEPLDDVEHMRTLRPKAKHDRDLLSGPAKLCQAFSIARNENLIDLIADDSLYLTTGRLHQGETVQVTTRIGITQARELPWRFFIAESPFVSKGKPS; translated from the coding sequence ATGCGTTTTTCCCGATCGTTCTTTGAGCGCCCCGCAGAGCTGGTTGCCCGCGAGTTGCTGGGCGCCAAGCTTCATCGCGTCATTGGGAAGCATCATCTGGTCGGTCGCATCGTCGAGACGGAGGCGTACGATCAGACGGAAGCGGCCTGCCACGGGTACCGCGGTATCACCGAGCGTACCGCACCGCTCTTCGGGCATGCAGGAATGTCGTACGTGTATTTTACATACGGCATGCACTTCTGCTTCAACGTGGTTACCGGCGCGCACGGACATGGTGCGGCGGTGCTCATTCGTGCGCTGGAACCACTGGATGATGTCGAACACATGCGCACGCTGCGTCCGAAAGCGAAGCACGACCGCGACCTTCTTTCCGGACCCGCAAAACTATGTCAGGCCTTTTCGATCGCACGAAATGAGAATCTGATAGATCTGATCGCCGACGATTCGTTGTACTTAACGACAGGGCGGCTGCACCAAGGCGAAACCGTGCAGGTGACAACTCGTATCGGTATTACGCAAGCGCGCGAATTGCCGTGGCGCTTCTTCATCGCGGAAAGTCCGTTCGTATCCAAAGGCAAGCCGTCGTAG
- a CDS encoding redoxin domain-containing protein — protein sequence MRYNSLYLLALSIVFLTGCGKTAPASAQMSSHQLPAERAKLAAEIEDQGGEHVHMPPLPRGYSADRYYNVNPADLSPGALKGKIVLLDIWDYTCVNCIRTLPYIRSWAEKYKDKGLVIIGVHSPEFDFEKAPENLKAAIEKFKLDYPIVADNEYEIWTSLANKYWPAKYIFDGKGILRATHFGEGEYQQFEAFIQKLLIERDSNTVLPELSELVRSTDKPGAVCYRPTPETYVGFERNHLGNAEEATPNKPEKFVTPSTLQEDRLYLDGSWVVRREFAAPAGIGTSSLVINYEAKEVNLVIKPQSTGHLRVLVEQDGKPIAAADRGTDIVEDAGKTYIAVDEPRMYNIVNNSKFGRAVLRLSSDSPSFGAYAFTFTSDCKQE from the coding sequence ATGCGGTATAACAGTTTGTATCTTCTCGCACTTTCAATCGTTTTTCTTACCGGCTGCGGCAAAACCGCTCCGGCTTCAGCGCAAATGTCGAGCCATCAGTTACCAGCGGAGCGGGCCAAGCTTGCAGCCGAGATCGAAGATCAGGGCGGCGAGCATGTCCACATGCCGCCGTTGCCGCGCGGATATTCGGCCGATCGATACTATAACGTGAACCCGGCCGATCTCAGCCCTGGGGCACTCAAAGGGAAGATCGTGCTGCTCGATATTTGGGATTACACCTGCGTCAATTGTATTCGTACACTCCCGTATATCCGCTCGTGGGCCGAAAAGTACAAAGACAAGGGGTTAGTGATTATCGGCGTGCACTCGCCGGAGTTCGATTTCGAGAAAGCGCCCGAGAACTTGAAGGCAGCGATCGAGAAGTTCAAGCTCGACTATCCGATTGTTGCGGATAATGAGTACGAGATCTGGACATCGCTTGCCAACAAGTATTGGCCGGCGAAATACATCTTCGACGGAAAAGGCATCTTGCGGGCGACGCATTTCGGCGAAGGTGAGTACCAGCAATTTGAGGCGTTCATTCAAAAGTTACTCATCGAGCGTGACTCGAACACCGTGCTGCCCGAGCTTTCTGAGCTGGTGCGCAGCACCGATAAACCGGGCGCCGTCTGTTACAGGCCGACGCCGGAAACATATGTGGGCTTCGAACGCAATCATCTCGGGAACGCCGAGGAAGCGACTCCGAACAAGCCCGAGAAATTTGTGACGCCATCGACGCTGCAAGAGGACAGGCTCTATCTCGACGGCTCGTGGGTTGTCAGACGCGAGTTCGCCGCGCCGGCCGGGATCGGGACATCGTCGCTCGTGATCAACTACGAGGCGAAGGAAGTCAATCTGGTGATCAAGCCGCAAAGCACTGGGCACCTCCGCGTGCTGGTCGAGCAAGACGGGAAACCCATTGCAGCAGCTGATCGCGGCACCGATATTGTTGAAGACGCAGGCAAGACGTACATCGCCGTCGACGAACCGAGGATGTACAATATCGTCAACAACTCGAAGTTCGGCCGCGCGGTCTTGCGTCTGTCGAGCGATTCGCCGTCGTTCGGCGCGTATGCGTTCACATTTACCAGCGATTGTAAGCAAGAGTAG
- a CDS encoding ankyrin repeat domain-containing protein yields the protein MLLKLILMRFGIVVIAVLCMLSIVEPAGAATQAQFDQVKKAIRAHDLRAVQALTRSEPGVLTFRDSVGNFTLLHIACMNADAKIVSFLLTKQLDPNAIDRMNMTPAHWAVVARSVETMKALADGGANLHAGDSVDYLLDDAIGMEDVKMVEYLLSKGFSPNFYSMHVNLPLVSAAWVGNTEIIKRLLDAGGKINLQGNQSESAISTACGRGKPDVVKFLLEHGAEPNGNYPLAAEPMVQVLKMDDIESFKLLLAHGYDLHKQREVAPLCALARFSDNPAFGDLMLSHHADMNVTERRSLATPMQLAVRYQHRKVMKWLMAHGARMDTADPETDEPVTLALKMQDIESMQMLQSRK from the coding sequence ATGCTTCTCAAACTCATTCTAATGCGTTTTGGAATTGTGGTTATTGCAGTGCTGTGCATGCTCAGTATTGTCGAACCTGCCGGTGCGGCGACACAGGCGCAGTTCGATCAGGTCAAGAAAGCGATCCGGGCCCATGACCTTCGAGCAGTGCAAGCGTTGACTCGGAGTGAACCGGGTGTTTTGACGTTTCGCGACAGTGTTGGCAACTTCACGCTGCTACATATTGCCTGCATGAACGCCGATGCAAAAATCGTCTCGTTCCTGCTTACGAAACAGCTCGACCCGAATGCGATCGACCGGATGAACATGACTCCCGCGCATTGGGCGGTGGTTGCACGTTCGGTCGAAACGATGAAAGCGTTGGCCGATGGCGGCGCCAATTTGCATGCGGGCGACAGCGTCGATTATCTGCTCGACGATGCGATCGGGATGGAGGATGTCAAAATGGTCGAGTATCTGCTGAGCAAGGGTTTTTCGCCGAACTTCTATTCGATGCATGTGAACCTGCCGCTCGTTTCGGCAGCGTGGGTTGGCAACACCGAGATCATCAAGCGCCTTCTCGATGCCGGTGGCAAGATCAACCTACAGGGAAACCAGAGCGAATCGGCGATCTCGACGGCATGCGGCCGCGGGAAGCCCGATGTCGTGAAATTCTTGCTCGAACATGGAGCCGAACCCAACGGTAATTATCCTCTCGCTGCCGAACCGATGGTGCAAGTGCTGAAGATGGACGATATCGAAAGTTTCAAACTGCTGCTCGCACACGGGTATGATCTGCACAAACAACGAGAGGTCGCTCCGCTTTGCGCACTCGCTCGGTTTTCCGATAACCCTGCCTTTGGCGACCTCATGCTCTCTCACCATGCGGATATGAACGTGACCGAGCGCCGCTCGCTCGCGACGCCGATGCAGCTTGCGGTGCGCTACCAGCACCGCAAGGTGATGAAGTGGTTGATGGCCCATGGCGCACGCATGGATACAGCAGATCCCGAGACCGACGAACCGGTCACGCTTGCGCTGAAAATGCAGGATATCGAATCGATGCAGATGCTGCAGTCGAGAAAGTAG
- the gatB gene encoding Asp-tRNA(Asn)/Glu-tRNA(Gln) amidotransferase subunit GatB: protein MDTELLQKYEPVIGLEVHAQMLTKSKAFCTCSTEFGAPPNSRTCPVCLGHPGTLPVLNENLVRFIVRMGIATHCHIREHSIFARKNYFYPDLPKGYQISQYETPICHGGWIEAELPDGALKRIGITRIHMEEDSGKSIHDFGSETLVDLNRAGVPLIEIVSEPDMRSSDEAYAYLTAIKAIVTYLGICDGNMEEGSLRCDANVSVRLKGSPQFGQKTEVKNLNSFRNVQRAIQSEIERQIGLLEAGQPVIHETMMFDANKGVTRAMRTKEEAHDYRYFPEPDLLPVTITSEYIEETRTQIPELQRERRDRFVHEYSLPKYDADVLTVDKAIADFFENAVLALESRNAEDIKAISNYTMGDVMRMLTEQKKSIATLGLDPRHLAELITLVSKSTISNKIAKDLLPELLGSAKSPKQIVEERGMVQVSDEGALREAIKTVLANNGDNLSKYKAGKVALLGFFVGQTMKAMGGKANPTLLNELVKQEIEKC, encoded by the coding sequence ATGGATACCGAACTCCTGCAGAAATACGAACCCGTGATCGGGCTTGAGGTGCATGCGCAGATGCTGACGAAGTCAAAGGCATTCTGTACGTGCTCGACCGAATTTGGAGCGCCGCCGAACTCACGCACGTGCCCCGTCTGCCTTGGGCATCCCGGGACATTACCCGTGCTCAACGAAAACCTCGTGCGGTTTATCGTGCGTATGGGGATAGCGACGCATTGCCATATCCGCGAGCATTCGATCTTCGCACGCAAGAATTACTTCTACCCCGATCTGCCGAAGGGCTACCAGATCTCGCAGTATGAGACGCCCATCTGTCATGGCGGCTGGATCGAAGCGGAGCTGCCGGATGGCGCACTCAAGCGTATCGGCATCACCCGAATTCACATGGAGGAGGATTCCGGCAAGTCGATCCACGATTTCGGCAGCGAGACGCTCGTCGATCTCAATCGCGCGGGCGTGCCGTTGATCGAGATCGTCAGCGAACCGGACATGCGCTCGAGCGACGAAGCGTACGCATATCTCACTGCGATCAAGGCGATCGTCACGTACCTCGGTATCTGCGACGGGAATATGGAAGAGGGCTCGCTTCGCTGCGATGCGAACGTCTCTGTACGGCTCAAAGGGAGCCCGCAGTTCGGGCAGAAGACCGAGGTGAAGAATCTGAACTCCTTCCGCAACGTGCAGCGCGCGATCCAATCCGAGATCGAACGGCAGATTGGCTTGCTTGAGGCCGGGCAGCCTGTCATACACGAGACGATGATGTTCGATGCGAACAAAGGCGTCACACGGGCGATGCGTACGAAGGAAGAAGCGCACGACTACCGCTACTTCCCGGAGCCGGATCTGCTTCCGGTCACGATCACGAGCGAGTACATCGAAGAGACCCGCACACAAATCCCCGAACTGCAGCGCGAACGCCGAGACCGATTTGTGCACGAGTATTCGTTGCCGAAATACGACGCCGATGTGCTCACCGTCGATAAAGCGATCGCAGATTTTTTTGAGAATGCCGTGCTTGCGCTCGAGAGTCGCAATGCCGAGGACATCAAGGCGATCTCGAACTATACGATGGGCGATGTGATGCGTATGCTCACCGAGCAGAAAAAGAGCATTGCAACGCTCGGCCTGGATCCGAGGCACTTAGCCGAGCTGATAACGCTGGTGTCGAAGTCCACGATCTCGAATAAAATTGCCAAAGATCTCCTGCCCGAGCTATTGGGGTCGGCGAAGTCGCCGAAGCAGATCGTCGAGGAGCGAGGGATGGTACAGGTTTCCGACGAAGGCGCACTGCGCGAGGCCATCAAAACCGTGCTCGCAAACAACGGCGATAATCTTTCGAAGTACAAAGCCGGCAAGGTCGCATTACTTGGCTTCTTCGTCGGTCAGACGATGAAGGCCATGGGCGGCAAAGCAAATCCGACACTGTTGAACGAATTAGTGAAGCAAGAGATTGAGAAGTGCTGA
- a CDS encoding four helix bundle protein, with translation MAKIERFEDLIAWQKARVLTREVYQVTRTGRFSKDFGLAGQIQRASVSVMSNIAEGFERGRRAELHQFLSIAKGSCGEVRSQLYVALDAEYLSEERFAELKSLCEETGRIINGLRSSIQRNPKSGF, from the coding sequence ATGGCAAAGATAGAACGATTTGAGGATCTGATTGCGTGGCAGAAAGCCCGAGTGTTAACGCGCGAAGTGTATCAAGTAACGCGGACCGGCCGATTCTCGAAGGACTTTGGGCTTGCAGGACAAATTCAGCGCGCATCTGTTTCTGTAATGTCCAACATTGCCGAAGGATTTGAGCGAGGACGACGAGCTGAGTTGCATCAGTTTCTATCTATAGCCAAAGGATCGTGCGGCGAGGTCAGAAGTCAATTATATGTAGCGTTGGATGCAGAATATCTTTCTGAGGAGCGGTTTGCGGAGTTGAAGTCGCTCTGTGAAGAGACCGGAAGGATCATTAACGGATTGCGTTCGAGCATTCAACGCAACCCAAAATCAGGATTTTAG
- a CDS encoding triose-phosphate isomerase has protein sequence MRRKFVCGNWKMNGAASEASDIISGIVGHWDDSFKSVEIGVCPPFTSIAAVHGLVSGRGVQIAIGAQNCHHQQKGAFTGEISPRMLVEAGCTYVILGHSERRTLFGENNEFINKKMIAALAAGLKPILCIGETLEERELQRTFEVLLEQLRGGLRDITPMQMHQVTIAYEPVWAIGTGKTATPEIAQDAHSFIRQELGKLFDDAVAGRVQILYGGSMNDKNAADLLAQPDIDGGLIGGAALVAASFVSIIRSAVAAS, from the coding sequence ATGAGACGCAAATTTGTGTGCGGTAACTGGAAGATGAACGGCGCAGCGTCCGAAGCGAGCGACATCATCTCCGGTATTGTAGGGCATTGGGATGACTCGTTCAAGTCCGTCGAGATCGGGGTGTGTCCGCCGTTCACGTCGATTGCAGCGGTACATGGACTGGTAAGCGGCCGGGGCGTGCAGATCGCGATTGGTGCGCAGAACTGTCATCATCAACAGAAAGGCGCCTTCACCGGCGAGATCTCGCCGCGTATGCTCGTCGAAGCCGGGTGTACATATGTCATTCTCGGCCACAGCGAACGCCGCACACTCTTTGGCGAGAACAACGAGTTCATCAACAAGAAGATGATCGCCGCGCTTGCTGCCGGACTCAAACCGATCCTGTGTATCGGTGAGACACTCGAAGAGCGCGAACTGCAACGAACGTTTGAAGTCTTGCTCGAACAACTCCGTGGTGGACTTCGCGATATCACGCCGATGCAGATGCATCAAGTCACGATCGCATACGAACCCGTGTGGGCAATCGGCACGGGGAAGACGGCGACGCCCGAGATCGCGCAGGACGCACATTCGTTCATCCGTCAAGAACTTGGCAAATTATTCGACGATGCCGTTGCCGGTCGTGTGCAGATTCTCTATGGCGGCAGCATGAACGACAAGAATGCTGCCGATCTGCTCGCGCAGCCCGATATCGACGGCGGACTCATCGGCGGCGCCGCGCTTGTAGCTGCTTCGTTTGTTTCCATCATCCGCTCTGCGGTTGCCGCCTCATAA
- a CDS encoding bifunctional homocysteine S-methyltransferase/methylenetetrahydrofolate reductase translates to MNRFLKRLASATTNPIVTDGSMDVALAAQGIVATPIEALNIAKSVAVEHAHREFAKAGAELICSNTEHASPLALERNGLRQKAYEINRKGVWLARSVAAESNLLVAGVVGPVGKYLSPLGPAKPDAVRVSFEEQIRALADGGPDVLLLRSFIELRELEIAVEAAKKVAPDLPIIAQKTFPEDGSLLATDYARKVAERLVELGVTVIGTNGTVGPQRMLTIVKAFAVPEIPLSAQPDIGIPTLVGGRAIYNATAEYVASSAKRLLEAGVSIIGAFGGASPDHIREIAKAVKGEHVQPVKVEVIETKHEAVNGSHDDGKFSNFKRNIGKKFLATVELDIPRGLDMSSVLDGAKYLAGTGIDAVNISDGARARLRVSSIMLSHLVQQECGIEVITHLACRDHNMVGLQSELLGAELLGVRNILAVTGDPAQIGDFPYATSVYDIDAIGLIRALSSMNAGRDLMGNPVIGQHQHATHFMVSCGCNPVADDMDTEIARLEQKVAEGCEVIFTQPVFEMSILENFLDRIKPFRQKAAIMLGILPLRSVRHAEFLHYEVPGMNIPTWIHDRLASKHNVEAQSAEGVEICVEFLRDAKPLIDGAYLMPPFKKYAMAVEILDRL, encoded by the coding sequence GTGAACAGATTTCTCAAGCGACTCGCATCGGCAACAACGAATCCGATCGTCACCGACGGTTCGATGGATGTGGCGCTCGCCGCACAAGGTATTGTCGCTACGCCGATCGAGGCGCTGAACATCGCCAAATCGGTTGCCGTTGAACATGCGCACCGCGAGTTTGCGAAAGCAGGCGCCGAACTGATTTGTTCGAATACCGAACATGCCTCGCCGCTTGCGCTCGAACGCAACGGGTTGCGCCAAAAAGCGTACGAAATCAATCGTAAAGGGGTGTGGCTCGCACGCAGTGTTGCCGCCGAATCCAATTTGCTTGTTGCCGGCGTTGTCGGTCCGGTTGGGAAGTATCTTTCTCCGCTCGGCCCTGCAAAGCCGGATGCCGTTCGTGTGTCGTTCGAAGAACAGATCCGTGCACTTGCCGATGGCGGGCCAGACGTATTGCTGCTACGTAGCTTTATCGAACTGCGCGAGCTCGAGATTGCAGTGGAAGCGGCGAAGAAGGTGGCACCCGATCTGCCCATCATCGCGCAGAAGACATTCCCGGAAGACGGTTCGTTGCTGGCAACGGATTATGCTCGCAAGGTTGCAGAGCGTCTGGTCGAACTCGGCGTGACGGTGATCGGTACGAATGGTACGGTCGGCCCGCAGCGGATGTTGACGATCGTGAAAGCATTCGCAGTGCCCGAGATCCCGCTCTCGGCACAACCCGATATCGGAATTCCTACACTTGTCGGCGGTCGAGCGATCTACAATGCGACGGCCGAATATGTAGCATCGAGCGCAAAGCGGCTTCTCGAGGCCGGTGTTTCGATCATTGGCGCGTTCGGCGGAGCTTCGCCGGATCACATTCGTGAGATCGCGAAAGCAGTCAAGGGTGAACACGTGCAGCCCGTCAAGGTTGAGGTGATCGAAACGAAGCACGAGGCGGTCAACGGCTCGCACGACGATGGAAAGTTTTCGAACTTCAAGCGCAACATCGGGAAGAAGTTTCTTGCAACGGTCGAGCTCGATATTCCACGAGGTCTCGATATGTCGAGTGTCCTCGACGGCGCGAAGTATCTGGCCGGAACAGGGATCGATGCAGTGAATATCTCCGACGGCGCGCGTGCGCGTTTGCGAGTGTCGTCGATCATGCTCTCGCATTTGGTGCAGCAGGAATGCGGCATCGAGGTCATCACCCATCTTGCATGCCGCGACCATAATATGGTCGGCTTACAGAGCGAGCTGCTTGGCGCAGAATTACTCGGCGTTCGCAATATTCTTGCCGTTACCGGCGATCCTGCGCAGATCGGGGACTTCCCGTATGCAACGAGCGTCTATGATATCGACGCCATCGGGCTTATCCGGGCGCTCAGTTCGATGAACGCCGGGCGCGACTTGATGGGGAACCCCGTTATCGGACAGCATCAACACGCTACGCATTTCATGGTCTCGTGCGGATGCAATCCGGTAGCCGACGATATGGATACCGAGATCGCCCGTCTCGAACAGAAAGTAGCCGAAGGATGTGAAGTGATTTTCACTCAGCCGGTATTCGAAATGAGCATCCTCGAGAATTTCCTCGATCGCATCAAACCGTTTCGTCAGAAGGCAGCGATCATGCTCGGCATCTTGCCGTTGCGCAGTGTACGTCATGCCGAGTTTCTGCATTACGAAGTGCCCGGTATGAATATCCCGACCTGGATTCATGACCGGCTCGCGTCGAAACACAACGTCGAAGCACAATCGGCCGAGGGCGTGGAGATTTGCGTCGAATTCCTCCGGGATGCAAAGCCGCTGATCGACGGAGCATATTTGATGCCGCCGTTTAAGAAGTACGCGATGGCGGTCGAGATCCTCGATCGTCTGTAA
- a CDS encoding glycosyltransferase family 2 protein translates to MQQTPRIGIVLVHLNAYADSALCLQSLESMTYPNAEIIVVDNGSTDGTGYRLREEFPAVTHLRSEENLGFTGGNNIGIEYSMSHGCDHVLLLNNDTIITPGFLEPLVERLLSLDTIAAVSGKIYYYPSAMGGRDKIIWYAGAFQKWHTGYHHVGVFEEDRGQFDTACTTEYASGCLMLMRGDLIKTLGGLSKEYFIYWEESDWCMRARERGYSCWYEPRAVIYHNFKSAPHGKETPFYMYMQTRNSFIFARKHFHGSVWLRYIAFYPLYLLNFYVDLLRSKNFRGAKALVFGIIDYFRGYRGMQGLKERGYIRP, encoded by the coding sequence ATGCAGCAGACGCCACGCATCGGGATTGTCCTCGTGCATTTGAATGCATACGCTGACTCTGCGTTGTGTCTGCAGTCGCTCGAGTCGATGACCTACCCGAACGCGGAGATCATCGTCGTCGATAACGGTTCGACCGACGGTACGGGCTACCGTTTGCGCGAGGAATTTCCTGCCGTCACTCATCTTCGCAGCGAAGAGAATCTTGGGTTTACCGGTGGCAACAATATCGGCATCGAATATTCGATGAGCCACGGTTGCGATCATGTACTGCTGCTGAACAACGACACAATCATCACACCGGGGTTTCTCGAACCGCTTGTCGAACGACTGCTCTCTCTCGATACCATCGCGGCCGTCAGTGGGAAGATATACTATTATCCGTCCGCAATGGGTGGGCGTGATAAAATCATATGGTATGCAGGCGCATTCCAAAAGTGGCATACCGGATATCATCATGTCGGTGTCTTCGAAGAGGATCGGGGCCAGTTCGATACGGCGTGTACGACGGAGTATGCGTCGGGCTGTTTGATGCTCATGAGAGGGGATCTAATCAAGACGCTCGGGGGACTCTCGAAGGAATACTTCATTTATTGGGAAGAATCCGATTGGTGTATGCGCGCACGCGAGCGTGGATACTCCTGCTGGTACGAACCCCGGGCGGTGATCTACCATAACTTCAAAAGCGCACCGCACGGGAAAGAGACGCCGTTTTATATGTATATGCAAACGCGTAACAGCTTTATCTTTGCGCGCAAGCATTTTCATGGGTCGGTATGGCTTCGCTATATTGCGTTCTATCCGCTCTACCTGCTGAATTTTTATGTGGATCTGCTTCGCTCGAAGAACTTTCGCGGCGCAAAAGCACTTGTGTTCGGCATCATCGATTACTTCCGCGGGTATCGCGGAATGCAAGGACTTAAAGAACGCGGATATATCCGCCCATAG
- a CDS encoding NAD-dependent epimerase/dehydratase family protein yields the protein MATSLVTGAAGFIGSHVVDALLADGHTVVAYDDLSGGFVDNVNPKATFIEGSVVDDRKLSRIFNEYKFDYVFHLAAYAAEGLSHFIKRFNYTNNVIGSVNLINESVKHEVKRFIFTSSIAVYGKNQLPMREDLVPQPEDSYGIAKYSVELDLKASHEMFGLDYVIFRPHNVYGERQNTGDKYRNVIGIFMNQILRGEPLTVFGDGEQKRAFSYIADVAPIIARSATLDAARNEVYNVGADTVYTVNQLATSVMKAMGSDAPINYLPARNEVVDAWSDHEKVKKAFGIASEVSLDEGIARMAEWVKSVGSRSTKPFEGIEIEKNLPPSWRVAAAGNSAMTQF from the coding sequence ATGGCGACCAGTTTAGTGACAGGTGCGGCGGGCTTCATCGGTTCGCATGTTGTTGATGCATTACTTGCCGACGGGCATACCGTCGTTGCGTACGATGACCTTTCGGGCGGCTTTGTCGATAACGTCAACCCGAAGGCGACGTTCATCGAAGGAAGCGTCGTAGACGATCGCAAGCTCTCGCGCATCTTCAACGAATACAAATTCGACTACGTATTTCATCTCGCCGCATACGCCGCAGAAGGGCTCTCGCACTTTATCAAGCGGTTCAACTATACGAATAACGTCATCGGCTCGGTCAACCTCATAAACGAATCGGTTAAGCACGAGGTTAAGCGCTTCATCTTCACGAGCTCGATCGCGGTCTACGGGAAGAATCAGCTTCCGATGCGCGAGGATCTCGTTCCGCAGCCGGAAGATTCGTACGGCATTGCGAAGTATTCGGTTGAACTCGATCTGAAAGCGTCGCATGAGATGTTCGGCCTCGATTATGTGATCTTCCGTCCGCATAACGTCTATGGCGAGCGCCAAAACACCGGCGATAAGTACCGCAACGTGATCGGTATTTTCATGAATCAGATCCTGCGGGGTGAGCCGCTGACGGTCTTCGGAGACGGCGAGCAGAAGCGTGCATTCAGCTACATCGCCGACGTCGCGCCGATCATTGCCAGAAGCGCAACACTCGACGCAGCGAGAAACGAAGTGTATAATGTCGGCGCCGATACAGTGTACACCGTCAACCAGCTTGCAACGTCGGTCATGAAAGCGATGGGCTCCGATGCGCCGATCAATTATCTCCCGGCACGCAACGAAGTTGTCGATGCATGGAGCGATCACGAAAAGGTGAAGAAGGCGTTCGGCATTGCAAGTGAAGTATCGCTCGACGAGGGGATCGCGCGGATGGCCGAGTGGGTCAAGTCGGTCGGGTCGCGTTCGACAAAGCCATTCGAAGGCATTGAGATCGAAAAGAACCTGCCGCCGAGCTGGAGAGTCGCCGCTGCGGGGAATTCAGCAATGACCCAGTTTTGA